TCAGCTTGAATTTCCAAAAGGGCCCATTTCGTAGGGTGATCCCTATTTTGGCGAAGAAGTTATGAGCCAAACGGCCAAATTCGCTTCTGTTTCCGGCTTGTCCACGGGGTTGGACTACGTAGATGAATCCCATGTCATCAGTAACTTCTTTCAGGCATTTATTGCCCAACAGCAATCCTTTGGCATCACTCTTCACCCATTGGATCATGCGCTTGTTTTTATGTTTTTTAGCGTTGGGCTTATATTTGGGTGCTTTATTGGTCGTGCCTGTATCTCCAAACTTCAAATCCTCCTGGCCATAGCTAACACCTATAGTTAGTATAAATGCTATTACATATATGTAAATTCTCATATTACAAATCTAACATAAATATTTTCACTAACTCTGACCCGGTTTTGAACCCTGTCAGAGTTAGTGAAAATTGATATATTTGCCCCTTCATGAAAAAATTGATCAGCTTCATTATACGTTTTGTACCCCGTAAGTATTTGCAGCGGGTGAGTGCCCCTGCACTAAAAGTAGTAGGAATATTTCTCCGTGGCAATAATGTCACCTGCCCTATAATCAACAAGAGCTATAAAAAGTTTCTTCCCTACGGCCGGATTAATCCTCGTGCAAATGCTCTATGCCCTGATTCTCTGTCGCTGGAAAGGCACCGTCTTTTGTGGCTTTATTTTAAGGAGAAAACCAATTTTTTTAATGAGAGACTTCACTTCCTGCATATCGCCCCGGAGCAGTGTTTCATGAAGCAGTTTGAGGCCCGGCATCAGGATGGGTACATTACCGGAGACCTGGAATCCCCGCTGGCTAAAGTAAAAATGGACGTGCATAAAATCCCATTTGAGGCCAACACTTTTGACGCTGCCATGTGTAATCATGTTATGGAGCATGTAGATGATGACATCAAAGCCATGAGCGAGATCTACAGGGTATTGAAGCCGGGAGGATGGGCTGTTATGCAGGTACCTTTCTTTAATCCTATCCCTGATGTTACTTTTGAAGATAAAACCATCACCGATCCTCGTGAGCGGGAAAAATGGTACGGACAGGACGACCATGTACGTTTGTACGGTAAAGACTATCCTGATCGTTTGCGTAAGGCCGGTTTTGAGGTTACTGAGGACAAATTTATTTATGAATTGGGTGAGGAAGCAGTTAAAAAGTATGCACTGCCTGCCCATGAAATCATTTATTTTTGCAGGAAGAAAGGGTAATTGGAGGTTGATCCAAGGTTCCGGTGAGATCAGCGTTCGTATCTTTTTTTACATGCACCTGTTAATGGCAATCGGCAAACTCATGGTTCGAGTAAATGATCTCAATGCTTTCCGATCTAATCGTTCAATTTCGCCCTTTCAAGGCTTGTATTGATTCATATTTATTTACAAAAGGCTGCACCTTTTGCTGATTGATGGCACCCTTTCAGGGTTAAAAGTTCAAGCTTTTGCTGTTTTTTTGATGTTTAGTAAAATAGCTGCTTAGTTTAATCAGATATGGCTTTGGATTTAGCCTTTCGTTAATTTCCTCCAACCTTCCGCGAGGAAGCCGATGCCGTAGGCAAATAATTGGGTAAATGCAGCTCCTACGCTGAGTATAGCTACTGAGAGGCTTTTCTCTTTGGCCAGAGCGTCGAAAAATATGAGTCCGAAAAACGACACGAAAAGTATGAGTGCAATAGAAAAAAGCACTGTACTGATAGCCGGGAGCAACCACATGAAAAAGAAGCCGAGGGTAAAAATGACGGGCAACAAATGTACAAGTTTAACTTCTCCGGGGTAGAACCTGCTGATGTTGATCCTGGCACGCCCGAAGAAATGTAGCTGTTTATAGAACTGGCTCAGGCTGGTTCGTCGCTTGTGGTAAACATAGGCATCTTCTATCAGACCGGTTTTAAAGCCCAGTTCAATAATGCGGATGCTGAATTCAATATCCTCTCCCATTCGGGTGATCTTATAGCCCTTGGTTTTCTGGTACACTTCTTTGGAGATCCCCATATTAAAACTTCTGGGGTGGAAAGCTCCCATGCGCTTTTTGCCTCCTCTTATACCCCCGGTAGTAAAAACGGAGGTCATGGAATAGCTAATAGCTTTTTGTGTGGCTGTAAAGCTATTGTGTGCACGATCAGGGCCGCCATAAGCATCCAGCATATGTTCGTCCAGGTATTTGTCTACGGTTTCAAAGTAGTGCTCAGGGATAATACAATCTGAGTCAAATACGACCAGGAAATCTCCCTTTGCTCTTTCAAAACCAAAATTACGGCTAAAACCCTGCCCGGAATTGGGCTTGTAAAAATAGGTAAGGTGTAGACTGCCTGTATATTTTTCAACTACTTTGTCACACCTCTTTGATGAACCGTCTTCTACTATCAGCACCTCAAAATTGTTATAGGTCTGACGGGTCAGGCTTTCCAGCAGCTCGTCTACCTCGTCAGGACGGTTGTATACAG
This region of Fulvivirga ulvae genomic DNA includes:
- a CDS encoding glycosyltransferase, coding for MRLYSVIIPVYNRPDEVDELLESLTRQTYNNFEVLIVEDGSSKRCDKVVEKYTGSLHLTYFYKPNSGQGFSRNFGFERAKGDFLVVFDSDCIIPEHYFETVDKYLDEHMLDAYGGPDRAHNSFTATQKAISYSMTSVFTTGGIRGGKKRMGAFHPRSFNMGISKEVYQKTKGYKITRMGEDIEFSIRIIELGFKTGLIEDAYVYHKRRTSLSQFYKQLHFFGRARINISRFYPGEVKLVHLLPVIFTLGFFFMWLLPAISTVLFSIALILFVSFFGLIFFDALAKEKSLSVAILSVGAAFTQLFAYGIGFLAEGWRKLTKG
- a CDS encoding class I SAM-dependent methyltransferase, with translation MKKLISFIIRFVPRKYLQRVSAPALKVVGIFLRGNNVTCPIINKSYKKFLPYGRINPRANALCPDSLSLERHRLLWLYFKEKTNFFNERLHFLHIAPEQCFMKQFEARHQDGYITGDLESPLAKVKMDVHKIPFEANTFDAAMCNHVMEHVDDDIKAMSEIYRVLKPGGWAVMQVPFFNPIPDVTFEDKTITDPREREKWYGQDDHVRLYGKDYPDRLRKAGFEVTEDKFIYELGEEAVKKYALPAHEIIYFCRKKG